A genome region from Alistipes dispar includes the following:
- the gcvT gene encoding glycine cleavage system aminomethyltransferase GcvT — protein MKTTVFTKYHIAAGARMAEFAGYNMPIEFTGINDEHMAVRGKAGVFDVSHMGEIWVKGPRALDLLQRITTNDVAKLYDGKVQYSCMPNGRGGIVDDILVYRIDERTYMLCVNAANIGKDWAHICAEGAKMGMEAGPGKELYNASDEICQLAVQGPLAMKIVQRMCDEPVEEMEYYTFRKMRVAGCDAILSITGYTGAGGCEIYAANEDGDRLWEALWKVGGEYGLQNIGLGARDTLRLEKGFCLYGNDIDDTTSPIEAGLGWITKFAEGKEFIDRALMERQKAEGPVRRLVGLKMVERGIPRHGYPIAAPDGTEIGRVTSGTMSPCLKQGVALGYVQTAYAKPGTQIAVMIREKCVKAEVVKLPFV, from the coding sequence ATGAAAACCACCGTATTCACCAAGTACCATATCGCCGCGGGAGCCAGGATGGCCGAATTCGCGGGATACAATATGCCGATCGAATTCACGGGCATCAACGACGAACACATGGCCGTCCGCGGGAAGGCCGGCGTCTTCGACGTGAGCCACATGGGCGAAATCTGGGTCAAGGGACCCCGGGCGCTCGACCTGTTGCAGCGGATCACCACCAACGACGTGGCGAAGCTCTACGACGGGAAGGTGCAGTATTCGTGCATGCCCAACGGCCGCGGCGGCATCGTGGACGATATTCTGGTTTACCGCATCGACGAGCGGACCTACATGCTCTGCGTGAACGCCGCCAATATCGGGAAGGACTGGGCGCATATCTGCGCCGAAGGGGCGAAGATGGGCATGGAGGCCGGCCCGGGCAAGGAGCTTTACAACGCGTCGGACGAGATCTGCCAGCTCGCCGTACAGGGACCGCTGGCGATGAAGATCGTGCAGCGGATGTGCGACGAGCCGGTGGAGGAGATGGAGTATTACACCTTCCGGAAGATGCGGGTGGCCGGGTGCGACGCCATCCTTTCGATCACGGGCTACACGGGCGCGGGCGGCTGCGAGATCTATGCGGCCAACGAAGACGGCGACAGGCTGTGGGAGGCGCTGTGGAAGGTCGGCGGGGAGTACGGCCTGCAAAATATCGGCCTCGGAGCGCGCGACACGCTGCGGCTGGAGAAGGGTTTCTGCCTCTACGGCAACGACATCGACGACACGACGTCGCCGATCGAGGCCGGGCTGGGGTGGATCACCAAGTTCGCCGAGGGCAAGGAGTTCATCGACCGTGCGCTGATGGAGCGCCAGAAGGCCGAAGGCCCCGTGCGCCGGCTCGTGGGACTGAAGATGGTCGAGCGCGGCATTCCGCGTCACGGCTACCCGATCGCCGCGCCGGACGGTACGGAGATCGGCCGCGTGACCTCGGGCACGATGTCCCCCTGCCTGAAACAGGGCGTGGCGCTGGGCTACGTGCAGACGGCCTATGCCAAACCCGGCACGCAGATCGCCGTGATGATCCGCGAGAAGTGCGTGAAGGCCGAGGTGGTGAAGCTCCCGTTCGTGTAA
- a CDS encoding PEP/pyruvate-binding domain-containing protein, whose product MNETIEGYMPDGGRLPYRFMKYRIHKILLVCCSYDGYILEEDGHIESQINQEYIDLNLSNPPSFTRVSSTAEALEALAGDDSFDFILTMYNVGEPDVFAFARIVKERHRNIPVALLTSFSKDIYRRIEEQDRSGLDYIFCWHGNTELIIAIIKLVEDKMNAAEDIGEGGVQAILLVEDSIRFYSTYLPELYKLILLQNTEFLKDAFNEQQQILRKRARPKILLARCYEEAAELYERYKKNLLGVISDVGFVLHRDDPPESEKLDAGIDLCRRIREDNPLMPVLLQSSQTAFGEQAAALGAGFVAKNSKTLLSQLHDFIDREFAFGDFVFEDPETGAEIGRARDLTQMQEMIATIPDGAFEYHTSQNHLSKWLYSRGLFPLAASIRRYNKSHFATVAEHRRVLVNLISDYRRLLGQGVVARFDPATYSDAVAFARIGEGSLGGKARGLAFMNSMLIKHRQYDMHEGVRIMIPRSVVIATEYFDEFIRLNGLKYIISQEFSDEEILSEFVSSYVPPRLQQELKAYIRTVRTPLAVRSSSKLEDSHYQPFAGIYSTYMIPYTDNEDQMLRLLLRAVKSVYASVYFAASRAYIQSSQNLISEEKMAVIIQEVCGTEQDGLFFPTCSGVARSINYYPIGDERPEDGVCNVAMGLGKLVVDGGRTLRFSPRYPQKVLQTSTPELALRDTQNEVLALSLRPEEFRTSIDDAVNLRRLSLQQIAPLRNARFVCSVWDRENERISDSPFDRGRKVITFNNILKYNTFPLAEIVSDILRMGAEEMRCPVEVEFAVNMDVAPGQQRIFNLLQIRPIIDNQDNRPIDWSAEDPARALVYGEQALGIGRMTDIADIVYVKSGAFDSLSTERIADELLALNTRMRDESRSYVLVGPGRWGSSDPFLGVPVKWTHISEAKVIVECGLERFEVEPSQGTHFFQNVTSLGVGYLTINPFRGEGIFREELLDARTAVYEGTFLRQVRFGRPLWVCVDGRSNRGMIREADGDGA is encoded by the coding sequence ATGAACGAAACGATCGAAGGGTACATGCCCGACGGCGGCCGGCTCCCCTACCGGTTCATGAAATACCGGATTCACAAAATCCTGCTCGTGTGCTGCAGCTACGACGGCTACATCCTCGAGGAGGACGGGCACATCGAATCGCAGATCAACCAGGAGTATATCGACCTGAACCTCTCGAATCCCCCCTCGTTCACACGCGTCAGCTCGACGGCCGAAGCGCTCGAGGCGCTCGCCGGCGACGATTCGTTCGACTTCATCCTCACCATGTACAACGTGGGCGAGCCCGACGTCTTCGCCTTCGCCCGCATCGTCAAGGAGCGCCATCGGAATATCCCCGTGGCGCTGCTGACCTCCTTTTCGAAGGACATCTACCGCCGGATAGAGGAGCAGGACCGCTCGGGACTGGACTACATCTTCTGCTGGCACGGCAACACGGAGCTCATCATCGCCATCATCAAGCTCGTCGAGGACAAGATGAACGCCGCCGAGGACATCGGCGAAGGAGGCGTGCAGGCCATCCTGCTCGTCGAGGACTCGATCCGCTTCTACTCGACCTACCTGCCCGAGCTCTACAAACTCATCCTGCTGCAAAACACCGAGTTCCTCAAGGACGCCTTCAATGAGCAGCAGCAGATCCTCCGCAAGCGCGCCCGGCCCAAGATCCTGCTGGCCCGCTGCTACGAGGAGGCCGCGGAGCTGTACGAACGCTACAAGAAGAACCTGCTGGGCGTCATCTCCGACGTGGGGTTCGTCCTGCACCGCGACGATCCGCCCGAGAGCGAGAAGCTCGACGCCGGCATCGACCTCTGCCGCCGCATCCGCGAGGACAACCCGCTGATGCCCGTGCTGCTGCAATCCTCCCAGACGGCCTTCGGCGAGCAGGCCGCGGCACTCGGGGCGGGGTTCGTCGCCAAGAACTCCAAGACGCTCCTCTCGCAGTTGCACGACTTCATCGACCGCGAGTTCGCCTTCGGCGACTTCGTATTCGAGGACCCCGAGACGGGCGCCGAGATCGGCCGTGCCCGGGACCTCACGCAGATGCAGGAGATGATCGCCACGATTCCCGACGGGGCGTTCGAATACCACACCTCGCAGAACCACCTTTCGAAGTGGCTCTACTCGCGGGGACTCTTTCCCCTGGCGGCCTCCATCCGCCGGTACAACAAGAGCCATTTCGCCACGGTCGCCGAACACCGCCGCGTGCTGGTGAACCTCATCAGCGACTACCGCCGTCTGCTGGGCCAGGGCGTCGTGGCGCGCTTCGACCCTGCGACATACAGCGACGCCGTGGCCTTCGCACGCATCGGCGAGGGCTCGCTCGGCGGCAAGGCCCGCGGGCTGGCCTTCATGAACTCCATGCTCATCAAGCACCGCCAGTACGACATGCACGAGGGGGTGCGCATCATGATTCCCCGCTCGGTGGTGATCGCCACGGAGTACTTCGACGAGTTCATCCGCCTCAACGGGCTGAAATACATCATCTCGCAGGAGTTCTCGGACGAGGAGATCCTCTCGGAGTTCGTCTCCTCGTACGTCCCGCCGCGGCTGCAACAGGAGCTCAAGGCCTACATCCGCACGGTCCGCACGCCGCTGGCCGTGCGCTCGTCGTCGAAACTCGAAGACTCGCACTACCAGCCCTTCGCCGGCATCTACTCGACCTACATGATCCCCTACACGGACAACGAGGACCAGATGCTGCGCCTGCTGCTGCGCGCCGTCAAGAGCGTCTACGCCTCGGTCTACTTCGCCGCCTCGCGGGCCTACATCCAGTCCTCGCAGAATCTCATCTCGGAGGAGAAGATGGCCGTCATCATCCAGGAAGTGTGCGGCACGGAGCAGGACGGACTCTTCTTCCCCACCTGCTCGGGCGTGGCCCGTTCGATCAACTACTACCCCATCGGCGACGAACGGCCCGAAGACGGCGTCTGCAACGTGGCGATGGGGCTGGGCAAACTCGTCGTGGACGGAGGACGCACGCTGCGCTTCTCGCCCCGCTACCCGCAGAAGGTGCTCCAGACCTCGACCCCCGAGCTGGCGCTGCGCGACACGCAGAACGAGGTGCTGGCCCTGAGCCTCCGCCCCGAGGAGTTCCGCACGTCGATCGACGACGCCGTGAACCTGCGCCGCCTGAGCCTCCAGCAGATCGCGCCGCTGCGCAACGCGCGCTTCGTCTGCTCGGTCTGGGACCGCGAGAACGAACGCATCTCGGACAGCCCCTTCGACCGGGGCCGCAAAGTCATCACGTTCAACAACATATTGAAGTACAACACCTTCCCTCTGGCCGAAATCGTCTCGGACATCCTGCGCATGGGCGCCGAGGAGATGCGATGCCCCGTGGAGGTGGAGTTCGCCGTGAACATGGACGTCGCGCCGGGTCAGCAGCGGATATTCAACCTGCTGCAAATCCGCCCGATCATCGACAACCAGGACAACCGCCCGATCGACTGGAGCGCGGAGGACCCCGCGCGGGCGCTCGTCTATGGCGAGCAGGCCCTCGGCATCGGCCGCATGACCGACATCGCCGACATCGTCTATGTGAAGTCCGGGGCCTTCGACTCGCTCTCGACCGAACGGATCGCCGACGAGCTGCTCGCGCTCAACACCCGGATGCGCGACGAAAGTCGCTCCTACGTGCTCGTGGGGCCGGGCCGCTGGGGCTCCTCGGACCCGTTCCTCGGGGTTCCGGTCAAGTGGACGCACATTTCGGAGGCGAAGGTGATCGTCGAATGCGGCCTCGAACGCTTCGAGGTCGAGCCTTCGCAGGGCACGCACTTCTTCCAGAACGTCACCTCGCTCGGCGTGGGGTATCTGACGATCAACCCCTTCCGCGGCGAAGGCATCTTCCGCGAGGAGCTGCTCGACGCCCGCACGGCCGTTTACGAAGGAACGTTCCTGCGGCAGGTGCGGTTCGGCCGTCCGCTCTGGGTCTGCGTGGACGGCCGTTCGAACCGGGGAATGATCCGCGAGGCGGACGGAGACGGGGCGTAA
- the gdhA gene encoding NADP-specific glutamate dehydrogenase, whose protein sequence is MNVNKLMAELERRHPGESEYLQAVREVLMTVEETYNQHPEFEANRIAERIVEPDRSFTFKVVWVDDRGEVQVNTGYRVQFNNAIGPYKGGLRFHPSVNPSILKFLGFEQIFKNALTTLPMGGAKGGSDFNPKGKSDREVMRFCQAFMTELWRHIGPETDVPAGDIGVGGREIGYLYGMYRKLARENTGVLTGKGMTYGGSLIRPEATGFGAVYFLRQMLEKAGMDIKGQTIAISGFGNVAWGAATKATELGAKVVTISGPDGYVYDPAGLDKEKIAYMLELRASNNDVVAPYADKFPGAQFFPGRKPWEVKVDIAMPCATQNELDGEDAKKLLANGVKIVAEVSNMGCRPEAIDAFIAAKIPYGPGKAVNAGGVATSGLEMTQNAQKLNWTAEEVDAKLHQIMSSIHHACLEYGTEKDGYINYMKGANIAGFMKVAKSMVEQGIL, encoded by the coding sequence ATGAACGTAAACAAACTCATGGCGGAACTCGAACGCCGCCATCCCGGCGAAAGCGAGTATCTGCAGGCCGTGCGCGAGGTGCTCATGACCGTGGAGGAAACCTACAACCAGCACCCCGAATTCGAGGCCAACCGCATCGCGGAACGCATCGTGGAGCCCGACCGCTCGTTCACCTTCAAGGTGGTCTGGGTGGACGACCGGGGCGAGGTGCAGGTCAATACCGGCTACCGCGTCCAGTTCAACAACGCCATCGGCCCCTACAAGGGCGGTCTGCGTTTCCACCCCTCGGTGAACCCCTCGATCCTGAAGTTCCTGGGCTTCGAGCAGATCTTCAAGAACGCCCTGACGACCCTCCCGATGGGCGGTGCGAAGGGCGGCTCGGACTTCAACCCCAAAGGCAAGTCGGACCGCGAGGTGATGCGCTTCTGCCAGGCCTTCATGACCGAACTGTGGCGTCATATCGGCCCGGAGACGGACGTTCCGGCGGGCGACATCGGCGTGGGCGGCCGTGAAATCGGCTACCTCTACGGCATGTACCGCAAGCTGGCGCGCGAAAACACGGGCGTGCTGACGGGCAAGGGCATGACCTACGGCGGTTCGCTGATCCGCCCCGAGGCCACGGGCTTCGGCGCCGTTTACTTCCTGCGCCAGATGCTCGAAAAGGCCGGCATGGACATCAAGGGACAGACGATCGCCATCTCGGGCTTCGGCAACGTGGCCTGGGGCGCCGCGACGAAGGCCACGGAACTGGGCGCCAAGGTCGTGACGATCTCGGGTCCCGACGGATACGTTTACGACCCGGCGGGTCTCGACAAGGAGAAGATCGCCTACATGCTCGAGCTGCGCGCGTCGAACAACGACGTCGTGGCTCCCTACGCCGACAAGTTCCCCGGCGCGCAATTCTTCCCGGGCCGCAAACCGTGGGAGGTGAAGGTCGATATCGCCATGCCGTGCGCCACGCAGAACGAGCTGGACGGCGAAGATGCCAAGAAGCTGCTGGCCAACGGCGTGAAGATCGTGGCCGAGGTTTCGAACATGGGCTGCCGCCCGGAGGCCATCGACGCCTTCATCGCGGCGAAGATTCCCTACGGGCCGGGCAAGGCCGTGAATGCCGGCGGCGTGGCCACCTCGGGACTCGAAATGACGCAGAACGCCCAGAAACTCAACTGGACGGCCGAGGAGGTCGATGCCAAGCTGCATCAGATCATGTCGTCGATCCACCACGCCTGCCTCGAGTACGGCACGGAGAAGGACGGCTATATCAACTACATGAAGGGCGCCAACATCGCCGGCTTCATGAAGGTCGCCAAGTCGATGGTCGAGCAGGGCATCCTGTAA
- the asnA gene encoding aspartate--ammonia ligase, which produces MPLFIPDDYTAKLAPETMEQAISHLKEIFPDKLARSLRLRRVTAPLFVLSGTGINDDLNGVERAVSFPVRDLGDRRAEVVHSLAKWKRMKLGAYKIAPGYGLYTDMNAIRADEELDNTHSLYVDQWDWERTIRPEERNLGFLKQIVEKIYDAMKAVEEEVYELFPHITPILPERIAFIQAEELLREFPGLTPKEREQAAARKYGALFLIGIGGALSNGEPHDGRAPDYDDWSTPTEEGCKGLNGDIIVWNPVLESAFELSSMGIRVDPEALERQLALRGCEQRREMEFHRLLLEGRLPLSIGGGIGQSRLCMFYLRCAHIGEVQVSIWPERMVAECAAHGIHLK; this is translated from the coding sequence ATGCCGCTTTTCATTCCCGACGACTATACGGCCAAACTCGCCCCCGAGACGATGGAGCAGGCCATCTCGCACCTCAAGGAAATCTTCCCCGACAAGCTCGCCCGCTCGCTCCGGCTGCGGCGCGTCACCGCCCCGCTCTTCGTGCTCTCGGGCACGGGCATCAACGACGACCTGAACGGCGTGGAGCGCGCCGTGTCGTTTCCCGTCCGCGACCTGGGCGACCGGCGGGCCGAAGTGGTGCACTCGCTCGCCAAGTGGAAGCGCATGAAGCTCGGCGCCTACAAAATCGCCCCCGGATACGGGCTGTACACCGACATGAACGCCATCCGCGCCGACGAGGAGCTGGACAACACCCATTCGCTCTACGTGGACCAGTGGGACTGGGAGCGCACGATCCGTCCCGAGGAGCGCAACCTCGGCTTCCTCAAGCAGATCGTCGAAAAGATCTACGACGCGATGAAGGCCGTCGAGGAGGAGGTTTACGAGCTCTTCCCGCACATCACCCCGATCCTGCCCGAGCGCATCGCGTTCATCCAGGCCGAGGAGCTGCTGCGGGAGTTCCCCGGGCTCACGCCGAAGGAGCGGGAGCAGGCGGCCGCCCGGAAATACGGCGCGCTGTTCCTCATCGGCATCGGCGGCGCGCTGTCGAACGGCGAGCCGCACGACGGCCGCGCCCCGGACTACGACGACTGGAGCACCCCGACCGAAGAGGGCTGCAAGGGCCTCAACGGCGATATCATCGTATGGAATCCGGTGCTCGAAAGCGCCTTCGAACTCTCCAGCATGGGCATCCGCGTCGATCCGGAGGCCCTCGAACGCCAGCTCGCCCTCCGCGGATGCGAACAGCGGCGCGAAATGGAGTTCCACCGCCTGCTGCTCGAAGGACGGCTGCCGCTCTCGATCGGCGGCGGCATCGGACAGTCGCGGCTCTGCATGTTCTACCTGCGCTGCGCCCATATCGGCGAAGTGCAGGTCAGCATCTGGCCCGAGCGGATGGTCGCCGAGTGCGCCGCCCACGGCATCCACCTGAAATAA
- a CDS encoding phosphatase PAP2 family protein, with translation MRRVPAGESVLARRIDLHTSSKAYRMLYVGVPLVVGGVVMQSYDADFRRLRNGYAPSFHHDFDDYLQYAPAAVMVGMKAAGVRSRSSWGRMLTSDAFSVGLMAIAVNSLKYSCRVMRPDGSSRNSFPSGHTATAFMTATMLHKEYGHRSPWYSIGGYTLATVTGVARQLNNRHWMSDVMVGAGIGILATELGYFLADLIFKERGLNVSQTMVIYDRYRRPSFLGFNLGMTVVPGRYTTAPGMRTEFFSGPSVGVEGAWFASPYWGVGGRLAVANLRVAVNGVSQRNDLEASSIYVGPYVSYPFSTRWLVGARLQGGCEIYKACGTDMRTLGDRSGFSLGTGISTTYFATQNLGVRFSTDYDMAPPVVDGSRSRLHKLTLGLSVCAMF, from the coding sequence GTGCGGCGCGTGCCGGCGGGCGAGAGCGTCCTGGCGCGGCGGATCGACCTGCACACTTCGTCGAAGGCCTACCGGATGCTGTATGTCGGCGTGCCGCTGGTGGTGGGTGGCGTCGTCATGCAGTCCTATGACGCCGATTTCAGGCGGTTGCGCAACGGGTATGCGCCGTCGTTCCACCACGATTTCGACGACTACCTGCAATACGCCCCGGCGGCGGTGATGGTCGGCATGAAGGCCGCCGGAGTCCGGAGCCGCAGCTCGTGGGGACGGATGCTCACGTCGGACGCCTTTTCGGTGGGGCTGATGGCCATTGCGGTCAATTCGCTCAAGTATTCCTGCCGGGTGATGCGTCCCGACGGATCGTCCCGCAACTCGTTCCCCTCGGGGCATACGGCCACGGCCTTCATGACCGCGACGATGCTGCACAAGGAATACGGCCACCGCAGTCCGTGGTACAGTATCGGCGGCTATACGCTGGCCACCGTGACGGGCGTGGCGCGGCAGTTGAACAACCGGCACTGGATGAGCGACGTCATGGTGGGCGCCGGCATCGGCATTCTCGCCACGGAGCTGGGCTATTTCCTCGCCGACCTGATTTTCAAGGAGCGGGGGCTGAACGTCTCGCAGACGATGGTGATTTACGACCGTTACCGCCGGCCGTCGTTTCTCGGCTTCAACCTCGGCATGACCGTCGTGCCGGGACGTTATACGACGGCGCCGGGGATGCGGACGGAGTTTTTCTCGGGTCCCTCGGTCGGGGTCGAGGGGGCGTGGTTCGCTTCGCCCTATTGGGGTGTCGGAGGCCGGCTGGCGGTCGCGAACCTGCGCGTGGCGGTCAATGGCGTCTCGCAGCGCAACGATCTGGAGGCGTCGTCGATCTATGTCGGACCTTATGTCTCCTATCCGTTCTCGACACGGTGGCTCGTCGGGGCGCGCCTGCAAGGCGGCTGCGAGATCTACAAGGCGTGCGGGACGGATATGCGCACGCTGGGCGACCGGAGCGGCTTTTCGCTGGGTACGGGAATTTCGACCACCTATTTCGCCACGCAGAATCTCGGCGTGCGCTTTTCGACCGACTACGACATGGCGCCGCCCGTCGTGGACGGTTCGCGCTCCCGGCTGCACAAGCTGACGCTGGGTTTGAGCGTGTGCGCCATGTTCTGA
- a CDS encoding calcium-translocating P-type ATPase, PMCA-type has product MIRYNPEGLTSREVAESRERHGDNVITPPKDDSAWRLLAEKFRDPIIRILLLAAVLSLAIGFVHKDFTESIGIICAIILATCVGFWFEWDAQRRFRRLNRVNDDVAVKVMRDGAIREIPRREVVVGDVVYVESGETVPADGELVEAVSLKINESTLTGEPEVDKTVDEAHFDPEATYPSNVVMRGTTVADGYGVMVVTAVGDASEAGRVTEQATVQNDEQTPLDRQLTRLSQLIGRVGIALSVLIFCVMLGKALFLGDLLEQDWLTVSQQVLHIFMVSVAIIVMAVPEGLPMSITLSLAMSMRRMLRTNNLVRKMHACETMGAVTVICTDKTGTLTQNRMHVQELVRYDDLPERDFAEIVALNSTAFLDAGGHIIGNPTEGALLEWLRGRGEDYEPLRAGAKIVDRLTFSTERKYMATIIESGVSGRRILCVKGAPEIVRAMCAADGCDERIAAQLLGFQNHAMRTLAVAWAETQASECLGAVAAGGLRFSAVAAILDPVREDVPAAVRQCLNAGIGVKIVTGDTPATAREIARQIGLWDDAHDTDRNHITGAEFAAAGDEELLDRVQELKIMSRARPLDKQRLVRLLQQKGEVVAVTGDGTNDAPALNFANVGLSMGSGTSVAKDASDITLLDDSFASIATAVMWGRSLYRNIQRFVLFQLTINFAAILICFVGAVFGTDMPLTVVQILWVNIIMDTFAAMAMASLPPSAEVMGDRPRPRDEFIITPAMARTIFTCGGVMVLALLGMLFGWTFSEEGMTVRRLTLFFSTFVFFQFWNMFNAKGFETRHSVFTCLKGCREFFLILLAIAVGQVLIVELGGEVFRTVPLTWREWAEVICLTSLLAAGGEAVRALRRRKNA; this is encoded by the coding sequence ATGATCCGTTACAATCCCGAAGGACTGACTTCCCGAGAGGTCGCCGAGAGCCGCGAACGGCACGGCGACAACGTCATCACGCCGCCGAAGGACGATTCGGCCTGGCGGCTGCTCGCCGAGAAATTCCGCGATCCGATCATTCGCATCCTGCTGCTGGCGGCCGTGCTGTCGCTCGCCATCGGATTCGTGCACAAGGACTTCACCGAGTCGATCGGCATTATCTGCGCCATCATTCTGGCCACCTGCGTCGGATTCTGGTTCGAATGGGACGCCCAGCGGCGTTTCCGGCGGCTCAACCGGGTCAATGACGACGTGGCGGTGAAGGTGATGCGCGACGGTGCGATCCGCGAGATTCCGCGCCGCGAGGTGGTCGTGGGCGACGTGGTTTACGTCGAGAGCGGCGAGACGGTCCCCGCCGACGGCGAGCTGGTGGAGGCCGTGTCGCTGAAGATCAACGAATCGACCCTGACGGGCGAACCCGAGGTGGACAAGACCGTGGACGAGGCGCATTTCGATCCGGAGGCCACCTATCCGTCGAATGTCGTGATGCGCGGCACGACCGTCGCGGACGGTTACGGCGTGATGGTCGTCACGGCCGTGGGCGACGCCTCGGAGGCGGGGCGCGTCACGGAGCAGGCCACCGTGCAGAACGACGAGCAGACGCCGCTCGACCGGCAGTTGACGCGGCTCTCGCAGCTCATCGGCCGGGTGGGCATCGCGCTTTCGGTTCTGATCTTCTGCGTCATGCTGGGCAAGGCGCTCTTTCTGGGCGACCTGCTCGAACAGGACTGGCTGACCGTTTCGCAGCAGGTGCTCCATATCTTCATGGTTTCGGTGGCCATCATCGTGATGGCCGTTCCCGAGGGACTGCCCATGTCGATCACGCTGTCGCTGGCCATGTCCATGCGGCGGATGCTCAGGACCAACAACCTCGTGCGCAAGATGCACGCCTGCGAGACGATGGGGGCGGTGACGGTGATCTGCACCGACAAGACCGGAACCCTCACGCAGAACCGGATGCACGTGCAGGAGCTGGTGCGTTACGACGACCTGCCGGAACGGGATTTCGCCGAGATCGTGGCGCTCAACTCCACGGCGTTCCTCGATGCCGGAGGACATATCATCGGCAATCCGACCGAGGGTGCGCTGCTCGAATGGCTGCGCGGCCGGGGCGAAGATTACGAACCGTTGCGGGCCGGGGCGAAGATCGTGGACCGGCTGACCTTCTCGACCGAGCGCAAGTACATGGCGACGATCATCGAGAGCGGCGTTTCGGGCCGCCGCATCCTCTGCGTGAAGGGTGCTCCGGAGATCGTGCGGGCCATGTGCGCCGCGGACGGCTGCGACGAGCGGATCGCCGCGCAACTGCTCGGGTTCCAGAACCACGCCATGCGGACGCTGGCCGTGGCGTGGGCCGAGACGCAGGCTTCGGAGTGCCTCGGGGCGGTGGCTGCCGGCGGGTTGCGCTTCTCGGCCGTGGCCGCCATTCTGGACCCCGTGCGCGAGGACGTGCCCGCGGCTGTGCGGCAGTGCCTGAACGCCGGGATCGGTGTCAAGATCGTGACGGGCGACACGCCCGCCACGGCGCGCGAGATCGCCCGGCAGATCGGCCTGTGGGACGACGCGCACGACACGGACCGCAACCACATCACCGGCGCGGAGTTCGCGGCGGCGGGCGACGAGGAGCTGCTCGACCGCGTGCAGGAGCTCAAGATCATGTCCCGCGCGCGGCCGCTCGACAAGCAGCGGCTGGTGCGGCTGCTCCAGCAGAAGGGCGAGGTGGTGGCCGTCACGGGCGACGGCACGAACGACGCCCCGGCGCTCAACTTCGCCAACGTGGGGCTCTCGATGGGTTCGGGCACGTCGGTGGCGAAGGACGCCTCGGACATCACGCTGCTCGACGATTCGTTCGCCTCGATCGCCACGGCCGTCATGTGGGGGCGTTCGCTTTACCGCAACATCCAGCGTTTCGTGCTTTTCCAGTTGACGATCAACTTCGCGGCGATCCTCATCTGCTTCGTGGGGGCGGTGTTCGGAACGGACATGCCGCTGACCGTCGTGCAGATTCTCTGGGTCAATATCATCATGGACACCTTCGCGGCGATGGCGATGGCCTCGCTGCCTCCCAGCGCCGAGGTGATGGGCGACAGGCCCCGTCCGCGCGACGAGTTCATCATCACGCCCGCCATGGCGCGCACGATCTTCACGTGCGGCGGCGTGATGGTTCTGGCGCTGCTGGGGATGCTCTTCGGCTGGACCTTCTCCGAGGAGGGGATGACCGTGCGGCGTCTGACGCTCTTCTTCTCGACCTTCGTATTCTTCCAGTTCTGGAACATGTTCAACGCCAAAGGATTCGAGACGCGGCATTCGGTGTTCACCTGCCTGAAGGGCTGCCGCGAATTTTTCCTCATTCTGCTGGCCATCGCCGTGGGGCAGGTGTTGATCGTGGAGCTGGGCGGCGAAGTGTTCCGCACCGTGCCGCTTACGTGGCGCGAATGGGCGGAGGTGATTTGTCTCACGTCGCTGCTGGCCGCAGGCGGTGAAGCGGTGCGCGCGCTGCGCCGCCGGAAAAACGCATAG